Proteins encoded together in one Pelodiscus sinensis isolate JC-2024 chromosome 33, ASM4963464v1, whole genome shotgun sequence window:
- the LOC142823419 gene encoding maestro heat-like repeat family member 5 isoform X2, producing MMARIVEIMEDSPPPLVLADCLNAACSLSTLQPPLRAQLLSPLLTAAVGQTVSGDWQQEPIHTQQFIRALPYDLQALLASLLAESPDTARLQLIMEHLSPWLESRLPQERARALRSTTALLGVATTLPGFDNSADWPRMGHHVAQLGLFISDPSEDVSRLAREGVHSLYQLLLHHRGLNIHQAEDLWCRHYYKERWVLAHSNSVRVGEVFGQLFTAEQENCFLDKALLAARSPLRRPSQAGLVLAHALHGQAHQLLEYMQEDTQ from the exons atgatggccaggatcgtt gagatcatggaggactcgccccccccgctggtcttggccgactgcctcaacgccgcctgcagcctcag caccttgcagcctcccctgcgggcccagctcctgagccccctgctgacggcggccgtgggacagacagtgtctggggactggcagcaggagcccatccacactcag cagttcatccgggcccttccctacgacctccaggccctactggcgagcctcctcgccgagtccccagacaccgcccggctgcagctcataatggag cacctgagcccgtggctggagtcccgcctgccccaggagcgagccagggcccttcgcagcaccacggccctgctgggagtcgccaccaccctcccggggtttgac aactccgccgactggccgaggatgggtcaccacgtggcccagctgggcctttttatttcggacccatccgaagacgtcagccggctggcccgggagggggtgcacagcctgtatcaactcctcctgcaccacaggg gcctcaacatccaccaggcagaggacctgtggtgcagacactactacaaagaaagatgggtcctggctcacagcaacagcgtgagggtgggagag gtctttgggcagctcttcacagcagagcaggagaattgctttttggacaaggctctgctcgctgcccgctcccccctgcggcgccccagccaggccgggctggtcctggcccacgccctgcatgggcaggcccatcagctcctggaatacatg caggaagacacccagtga
- the LOC142823419 gene encoding maestro heat-like repeat-containing protein family member 7 isoform X1, whose translation MMARIVEIMEDSPPPLVLADCLNAACSLSTLQPPLRAQLLSPLLTAAVGQTVSGDWQQEPIHTQQFIRALPYDLQALLASLLAESPDTARLQLIMEHLSPWLESRLPQERARALRSTTALLGVATTLPGFDNSADWPRMGHHVAQLGLFISDPSEDVSRLAREGVHSLYQLLLHHRGLNIHQAEDLWCRHYYKERWVLAHSNSVRVGEVFGQLFTAEQENCFLDKALLAARSPLRRPSQAGLVLAHALHGQAHQLLEYMVSSRSRSGEWGRARVSFPSPQGVPRPFPQAAPTPRPCWQNPSCPCERPWGWGRL comes from the exons atgatggccaggatcgtt gagatcatggaggactcgccccccccgctggtcttggccgactgcctcaacgccgcctgcagcctcag caccttgcagcctcccctgcgggcccagctcctgagccccctgctgacggcggccgtgggacagacagtgtctggggactggcagcaggagcccatccacactcag cagttcatccgggcccttccctacgacctccaggccctactggcgagcctcctcgccgagtccccagacaccgcccggctgcagctcataatggag cacctgagcccgtggctggagtcccgcctgccccaggagcgagccagggcccttcgcagcaccacggccctgctgggagtcgccaccaccctcccggggtttgac aactccgccgactggccgaggatgggtcaccacgtggcccagctgggcctttttatttcggacccatccgaagacgtcagccggctggcccgggagggggtgcacagcctgtatcaactcctcctgcaccacaggg gcctcaacatccaccaggcagaggacctgtggtgcagacactactacaaagaaagatgggtcctggctcacagcaacagcgtgagggtgggagag gtctttgggcagctcttcacagcagagcaggagaattgctttttggacaaggctctgctcgctgcccgctcccccctgcggcgccccagccaggccgggctggtcctggcccacgccctgcatgggcaggcccatcagctcctggaatacatggtgagcagccggagcagatcaggagagtggggcagggccagggtctccttcccatcccctcagggagtcccccgcccctttcctcaggctgcccccaccccacgtccctgctggcagaatccctcctgcccctgcgagcgtccctgggggtgggggaggctctga